A DNA window from Macadamia integrifolia cultivar HAES 741 chromosome 4, SCU_Mint_v3, whole genome shotgun sequence contains the following coding sequences:
- the LOC122075727 gene encoding F-box protein At5g67140-like isoform X1, with protein MMAENADAEIDRLPVDLLAHIFLLLPSFTDLAQASSVCGKWRQGVKQSLARKECLSFAGWKMDDDSTARLVAHAYSLKELDISRSRWGCQITDDGLNRVSLAKCISNLTSISLWGMTGITDKGVIQLVSKATSLQHLNVGGTFITDESLFAIANSCPHLKVSYLTIVLWSCRHVTESGLFFLVNKCHKLESINVWGMRVPVDCLIALLTISPALQIKPEGVHLNVETVPLWPIH; from the exons aTGATGGCTGAGAATGCAGATGCTGAGATCGACCGTTTACCTGTAGATCTTCTTGCTCATATCTTCCTTCTTCTACCTTCTTTCACTGATTTGGCCCA GGCGAGCAGCGTATGTGGGAAATGGAGACAAGGGGTGAAACAATCTCTGGCTCGCAAAGAGTGTCTCAGCTTTGCTGGTTGGAAGATGGATGATGACTCCACAGCCCGCCTCGTTGCTCATGCTTACAGCCTCAAGGAACTCGACAT CTCGAGGAGCCGTTGGGGCTGCCAAATAACAGATGATGGTTTGAACAGAGTGTCTTTGGCAAAATGTATCAGCAACCTAACATCAATATCCTTGTGGGGCATGACAGGAATCACAGACAAGGGTGTAATTCAGTTG gTTTCAAAGGCTACTTCCTTGCAACACCTTAATGTTGGTGGTACATTTATTACTGATGAATCTTTATTTGCAATTGCTAATAGCTGCCCACATTTGAAGGTGAGTTATCTG ACTATTGTCCTGTGGAGTTGTCGCCATGTTACTGAGAGTGGACTCttcttccttgtaaataaatGCCACAAGCTAGAATCAATCAATGTTTGGGGGATGAGAGTTCCTGTCGATTGCCTCATTGCTTTGCTTACAATAAGTCCTGCTCTTCAGATAAAGCCTGAAGGAGTACATCTTAATGTTGAAACAGTTCCTCTTTGGCCCATCCATTAA
- the LOC122075727 gene encoding F-box protein At5g67140-like isoform X2 — translation MMAENADAEIDRLPVDLLAHIFLLLPSFTDLAQASSVCGKWRQGVKQSLARKECLSFAGWKMDDDSTARLVAHAYSLKELDISRSRWGCQITDDGLNRVSLAKCISNLTSISLWGMTGITDKGVIQLVSKATSLQHLNVGGTFITDESLFAIANSCPHLKTIVLWSCRHVTESGLFFLVNKCHKLESINVWGMRVPVDCLIALLTISPALQIKPEGVHLNVETVPLWPIH, via the exons aTGATGGCTGAGAATGCAGATGCTGAGATCGACCGTTTACCTGTAGATCTTCTTGCTCATATCTTCCTTCTTCTACCTTCTTTCACTGATTTGGCCCA GGCGAGCAGCGTATGTGGGAAATGGAGACAAGGGGTGAAACAATCTCTGGCTCGCAAAGAGTGTCTCAGCTTTGCTGGTTGGAAGATGGATGATGACTCCACAGCCCGCCTCGTTGCTCATGCTTACAGCCTCAAGGAACTCGACAT CTCGAGGAGCCGTTGGGGCTGCCAAATAACAGATGATGGTTTGAACAGAGTGTCTTTGGCAAAATGTATCAGCAACCTAACATCAATATCCTTGTGGGGCATGACAGGAATCACAGACAAGGGTGTAATTCAGTTG gTTTCAAAGGCTACTTCCTTGCAACACCTTAATGTTGGTGGTACATTTATTACTGATGAATCTTTATTTGCAATTGCTAATAGCTGCCCACATTTGAAG ACTATTGTCCTGTGGAGTTGTCGCCATGTTACTGAGAGTGGACTCttcttccttgtaaataaatGCCACAAGCTAGAATCAATCAATGTTTGGGGGATGAGAGTTCCTGTCGATTGCCTCATTGCTTTGCTTACAATAAGTCCTGCTCTTCAGATAAAGCCTGAAGGAGTACATCTTAATGTTGAAACAGTTCCTCTTTGGCCCATCCATTAA